CCTTCGTCAATGCCTGCAGCAAGTTCGTGTACGTGGAAGTGCTGGCGCTGAGCGACGAGGCCAAGGCGGAGGAGAGCGCGGCCAAGGAGGGCGACGGCGCGCGTGGTAGCGGCAAACCGGCGCCGGCGGCGCGGGTGTTGCGGCCGCTGGACAAGAAGCTGCGCGCGCAATTCCAGAAGGGCATCGAGAGCATGGACGACGACGAGGGCTGGGCCGACCTCGGCGGCGTCGGCAGCCTGCTCGGCCAGTGGATGCCGGACTTCGACCCGCGCAACTACGGCTTTGCCAAGCTGTCCGAGCTGGTGCTGAAGTCGGGCTGGTTCGAGGTCCGCAAGGCCAGCAGCGGCCGCGGCGGGGTGTCGATCCGCCTCAAGCCGGGCAATGGCGGCGGGCGCAAGTCGGCCAAGTAAGGCGCTTGCCGCACCATGCCGGCACCAGCCGGGAAAAAACCGCAGCGTGAGGCACGCTGCGGTTTTTGTTTGCGGCCAACGTTGGCCGCAGACCTTTACGGCTGTTCGCGCGCCAGCCATTGCACCAGCTCGGCCACCGTCAGTTGCGGCAGCTGGTGCTGCGCGGCGTAGGCGTCCAGTTCGGCGCCGCGCATCATGCTGCCGTCCGGGTTCATCAGCTCGCACAGCACGCCGGCCGGGCTGAAACCGGCCAGCCGCGCCAGCTCGACGGCGGATTCGGTATGGCCGCGGCGTTCGCGCACGCCGCCGGCTCGGGCGATCAGCGGGTAGACGTGGCCGGGGCGGGCGAGGTCGGCGGGCTGGGCATCCGGCGCGATGGCGGCGCGGATGGTGGTGACGCGGTCGGCGGCGGACACGCCGGTAGTCACGCCCTCGGCGGCCTCGATGCTGACGGTGAAGGCGGTGCCGTAGCGGCTGCCGTTGTCGGCCACCATCGGCGGTAACTGCAGCCGCGCGGCGTGCTCGGGTGTCAGGCACAGGCAGACGATGCCGCTGCAATCGCGGATCAGGCGCGCCATTTCCGGCACCGTCAGTGCGTCGGCGGCCAGGATCAGGTCGGCCTCGTTTTCGCGGTCGTGGTCGTCGGCGACGATCACCGGCTTGCCGGCGCGCAGCGCGTCCAGCGCGGCGTGGAGGCGCAGGGAAAGGATATCGGTGTGGGCATTCATGGATAACGGTCCTCAAATCAGCTAGTGAGAAACACGTCACGGGGCGTGAAGCGGCGAGCCTTGCGGCCAACCTGGGGCGCACGGCGTGCGCGGACAGCACCACCCGCCGCCAGCTGGCGTGCGGGGAATGGCGTCATCTTCTTTCATCCGGACTGTAACCGTCGGCTCTGGCATCGCACCAGATCTGCTGACCTTTTGCCGGGCGGCAAAAGCGCTCGCGGGCTCGGCTGCGCAGGCAGCCATACCGCCGGTGGGGAATTGCACCCCGCCCTGAAGACGTCGCTTGCGGCCAACGTTGGCCGCAAGCGGGGCACAGTATAGCAGTGGTAACATCGGGCGATTGATTCCGAGTGATAGCGACATGATCCAGACCGACAACCTGATAGGCGGCGCGCCGGAGCGCCGCATCGTCACCCAGCAAAGCCTGTCGCAGCAGGAAGAGGCGCTGGAGCGCGCGCTGCGGCCCAAGCAGCTGGACGAGTACGTCGGCCAGAAGAAGGCGCGCGAGCAGCTGGAAATCTTCATCGAGGCGGCGAAGAAACGCGGCGAGGCGCTCGACCACGTGCTGCTGTTCGGCCCGCCGGGCCTGGGCAAGACCACGCTGGCGCACATCGTCGCGCGCGAGATGGGCGTCAACCTGCGCCAGACCTCCGGCCCGGTGCTGGAGCGCGCCGGTGACCTGGCCGCGCTCTTGACCAACCTCGAGCCGCACGACGTGCTGTTCATCGACGAGATCCACCGCCTGAGTCCGGTGGTGGAGGAGATCCTGTACCCGGCGCTGGAGGACTACCAGATCGACATCATGATCGGCGAAGGGCCGGCGGCACGCTCGGTGAAGATCGACCTGCCGCCGTTCACGCTGGTCGGCGCCACCACCCGCGCCGGCATGCTGACCAATCCGCTGCGAGACAGATTCGGGATTGTCGCGCGGCTGGAGTTCTACACCCCGGAGGAGCTGCAGCGCATCGTGGTGCGCTCCGCCGGGCTGCTGAACGTGCCGCTGGCCGATGACGGTGCGTTCGAGGTCGCGCGTCGCTCGCGCGGCACGCCGCGTATCGCCAACCGCTTGCTGCGCCGGGTGCGCGACTATGCCGAGGTGCGCGCCGACGGCACGGTGACGGCGGCGGTGGCCGACGCGGCGCTGGCGATGCTGGACGTCGATCCGGCCGGGCTGGACGTGATGGACCGCAAATTGCTTCAGGCGATCCTGGACAAGTTCGGTGGCGGCCCGGTGGGGCTGGACAACGTCGGCGCCGCCATCGGCGAGTCGACCGACACCATCGAGGACGTGATCGAACCGTTCCTGATCCAGCAGGGCTATCTGCAGCGCACGCCGCGCGGACGGATGGCGACGGCGCTGGCGTATACCCACTTCGGGCTGCCGACCAGGGAGTAAGCGGCGGCAGTGCCGGTTCACGAGCGAAGAGCATGCAGAAAAAGCTGATTATCCGTACCGGCCGCGTCTATGCCGGCTTGCGCGCCGAGCTGGGCGATTTTGACGACTGGATCCGCCGCGAGCTGGGTGCCGATGGCGACAGCTGGCAGGTGGTCGACGTGCAGGCCGGCGAGGCGCTGCCGTCGGTGACGGAGGTGGCCGGGGCGGTGATTACCGGCTCGGCGGCGATGGTCAGCGAGCGCGCACCGTGGAGTGAGGCCACCGCCGGCTGGCTACGCAGCGCGCATGCGGCCAACGTGCCGCTGCTGGGCATCTGCTTCGGGCACCAGTTGCTGGCCTCGGCGCTGGGCGGTGAGGTCGGCTACCACCCGCAGGGGCCGGAGGCCGGCACGGTGACGGTGCACACCACGGCCGCGGCGGCCAGCGACCCCTTGCTGTCGGCGTTGCCGGCGAGCTTTGCCGCCAACGTGATCCACTGGCAGAGCGTGCAGCGCCTACCGCCCGGCGCGGTGTGCCTGGCGCACAATACCTTCGAGCCGCACCACGCCTTCCGCCACGGTTCGGCGTGGGGCGTGCAGTTCCATCCCGAATTCAATGCCGAGGCGATGACGCGTTATCTGGCACAACTGGCGCCGTTGCTGGACAAGGCGCAGCTGTCGCTGCCGGCGCTGCAGCAGAATGTTGCAGCGACACCACATGCGGCGGCTTTATTGCAGCGTTTCGCCACCTTGCTGCCCGGGGCTGCGCAAGGTTGAGCACGCGGCGTACAATGCGCGCCAGATGTTTTATTCGCTCATGATTGCTCAGGGAGTATGCAGGCATGTTTTACGCCATTTTGCTGGTGACACTGGCGGTCGCCTTGGTGACGTCGATACTGGTGGTCCGTTTTTTCAACGAGGCAGTCAAGAAAATCCTGTCGCGCATTGTCGGCGATGATCTGGCCGAGGCCTGGCGCAAGTACATGAGCTTCGCCATCGTGGTGGTCGGCGTCTCCGGCGGCGTGCGCATCTGGGATCTGGAAAAGTTCGTGCCCAACGGCCGCGAATCGGCGCTGGAGCTGAACGGCGTGCGCTGGACCATCCAGATCTACCGCACCGTGATCGACACCCTGTCGCAGATCGCGTGGGTGATGCTGCTGTTCTTCCTGTGCACCATGGTCGCCTACGTGATCATGCGCGCGGTGGAGGCTCGCGCCAGCGAGCGTAACGGCAAGGCACCGGAGTAAGCGCTACGCCGGGCCGCTCAGGCCAGCAAGCAAACAGGGCTGCCGCGGCAGCCCTGTTGTCTTGTGTGCGCCGCTGTTACAGCGCGACCATATTGTCGCGGTGAATCAGCTCCGGCTCGATCAGGTAGCCGAGCACGCCCTCGATGTCGCGGGTGGCCTTGCGCATGATCAGTCGCGCCTCTTCCGAGCTGTAGTTGACCAGCCCGCGCGCCACCTCGGCGCCCTGTTCGTCGACGCAGACCACCGCGTCGCCGCGCAGGAAGCTACCTTCCACCGCGATGACGCCGATCGGCAGCAGGCTGGTGCCTTTGGCGCGTACCGCCAGCGCGGCGCCGGCGTCGAGCACCACCTTGCCGGACAGCTGCAGGTGATCGGCCAGCCACTGCTTGCGTGCGGCCAACCGGGTGGTCGGTGCGTTGAGCTGGGTGCCGATCGCCTCGCCATCGGCCAGCCGCGACAGCACGTTGGCCTCGCGGCCGCAGGCGATCACGGTGGCGGCGCCGCTACGCGCGGCGCGCTTGGCGGCGATGATCTTGGTGTACATGCCGCCGGTGCCGACGCTGGAGCCGGCGCCGCCGGCCATCTCTTCCAGCTTGCTGTCGCCGGCCTCGGCCTCGTGTACGAAGGCGGCGTCAGGGTGCTTGCGCGGGTCGGCGGTGTACAGGCCCTGCTGGTCGGTGAGGATCACCAGACTGTCGGCCTCAATCAGGTTGGTGACCAGTGCGCCGAGGGTGTCGTTGTCGCCGAAGCGGATCTCGTCGGTGACCACGGTGTCGTTCTCGTTGATGATCGGCACCACGTTCAGCGCCAGCAGCGTCGACAGCGTGGTGCGGGCGTTGAGGTAGCGCAGGCGGTCGGACAGGTCTTCGTGGGTGAGCAGCACCTGCGCGGTTTTCAGGCCGTGCTCGCGAAAGGCACTCTCGTAGGCCTGGCACAGCCCCATCTGGCCGACGGCGGCGGCGGCCTGCAGCTCGTGCACCGCCTTCGGCCGCTTGGCCCAGCCCAGGCGCTGGCAGCCTTCGGCGATGGCGCCGCTGGAGACCAGCACCACTTCCTTGCCGCGGCGTTTCAGGTCGGCGATTTCGGCGGCCCAGCGCGCCAGCGCGCTCATGTCCAGACCCTTGCCGTCATTGGTCACCAGGCTGGAGCCTACTTTCACCACGATGCGCGTGGCGCTGTGAATCACCGATTGCATGTCGCCGAACCCCGTCAGAAGCAAAGCCGTCAGTTTACCCGATTCCGCCGCCATGCCGCAGTGCGTCACGGTCTACGGCAGCGCGGTTTCCTGCTGCGCCGACGGTCGGTCGCCGGCCAGCAGTTGCGTCAGCGCCGACAGTGTGGCGTTGACCAGTTGCCGCATGTGGCTCTCCTCGATGATGTAAGGCGGCATGAAGTACACCGTCTTGCCGATCGGGCGCACCAGGCAGCCCTGCTGCAGCATCAGGCGGAAGAAGGCGGGGCCGAAGTCGGCGCGCTGGCAGTCGACGTCGAACGCCCAGATCATGCCGCGCTGGCGGAAGTGGCGCACCGCCGGATGGGCGGCGATCTCCGCCAGGTGGTGGCTGAACAGCGCGGCGGTGGCAAGGTTGGCCGCAATCACCTGTTCGTCCTCGAAGATGTCGAGCACGGTCAGCGCCGCGCGGCAGGCCAGCGCGTTGCCGGTGTAGCTGTGCGAGTGCAAAAAGCCGCGGCTGACGTCGTCGTCGTAGAACGCGGCGTAGATGTCGTCGGTGGTCAACACGCAGGACAGCGGCAGGTAGCCGCCGGTGATGCCCTTCGACAGGCACAGGAAGTCGGCGCGGATCGCCGCTTGTTCGCAGGCGAACAGCGTGCCGGTGCGGCCGAAGCCGACCGCGATTTCGTCGGCGATCAGGTGCACCTGGTACTGGTCGCACAGCCGGCGCGCCTCGGCGAGGTACAGCGGGTCGTACATCACCATGCCGGCGGCGCCCTGTACCAGCGGCTCGATGATGAAGGCGGCCAGCTCGTGGCCGTGCTGTTGCAGCAGGCTCTCCAGCGCGCTAGCGGCGCGGCGCGCGACATCGGCGGCCGTCTCTCCCGGCGCGGCGAGGCGGGCGTCAGGGCTGGGCGCGCGCAGGTTGTGCTGCAGCAGTGGCGCGTAGGTATCGGAGAACAGCGGCACGTCGGTTACCGCCAGCGCGCCGACGGTTTCGCCGTGGTAGCTGTGTTCTAGGCTGAGGAAGCGTCGTTTCTGCGTCTGGCCGTGATTGCGCCAGTAGTGGAAGCTCATCTTCAGCGCGATCTCGGTGGCGCTGGCGCCATCGGAGCCATAGAAGGCGTGGCCGAGGCCGGTGAGTGCAGCCAACCTTTCCGACAGCTCCACCACCGGCTGGTGGGTGAAGCCGGCGAGGATCACGTGCTCTAGGGTGTCGAGCTGTTCCTTCAGCGCCTGCTTGATACGCGGCTGGTTGTGGCCGAACAGGTTGACCCACCACGAGCTGACGCCGTCGATGTAGCGCTTGCCGTCGAAATCCTCTAGCCAGATGCCGTCGGCGCGGGCAATCGGAATAATGGGCAGGGTTTCGTGGCGCTTCATCTGGGTGCAGGGGTGCCACACCGCGGCGCGGCTGCGCGTCAGCCAGTGTTGTGCTTGCGAGTCATGCATGGCGAGTGCTCCGTAAGACAAGGCGGGCATCGTAACATGGCGCCACGCCGCGCAAGAGTGACGAAAATTGTCAGTCGCTTGCCGATTTTGCGCCCCCCGGCGGCGACTGTCCTGGCGGTGATGAGGCCGGAAAGCCTGCCAGCGCGCCATTTTCCGGCTGCTGGGGTCGAGCAGGCACGGGCTGGCGCCGATCTTGCTCTGCTTTGTCAGGAATCAAGCTGCACTGGCTCATCGCCGCGTATCCTCGCCGCGACGGTCTTTATTAAGGCAGCTAGCCGTGGGGTTGCAGTTCCAAGTGACGTAGTAATCAGCTTGCCTCGGCTCTGCGATTGACCGGGGCGGCTTGTGTGCCGATTGGCAACTGCAAGGCCGGCTTGCGGGAACAGGATTTGTTTTTTCGCTGGTAGTTTGCCGTTTTTCATTTTCAAACAGGAGCACTACGCATGAAACGTGCACAACAAGGTTTTACCCTGATCGAACTGATGATCGTGGTTGCGATCATCGGTATTCTGGCCGCGATCGCGATCCCGGCGTACTCCAACTACACCAAGCGTGCGCAGGTTTCGGAAGCGTTCTCGCTGGCGGATGGCATGAAGGTGAAGGTGGCGGAGTCGCAGGGTGAGACAGGCTCTTGCCCAGACATGGCCGCATCGGGGCTTTATGCTGATATTGAAGTGGCATCTGGTACCGCATGCGAGATCGAGGCAACCTTCCATACTCCGGGTGCCCATGTTGATTTGGATACCAAGACAGTAAAACTGATCCCAACATTTGCCTCTAACTCCACAACGTGGTCATGTGAAGCATCGGGTGCTGACGCTGTTGCTGCGGAATACCTGCCGAAATCCTGCCAGTAAGCAGAATTTTTTGATATCCCACCCAGCCCTTGCCCAGCAAGGGCTTTTTAGTTTCGGGAAGCAAATGCGCCGGATCATCACATTGGAACGCTTGGCAATGGCCGCCTTGTTTTTGCTGGTGACCATCCCGTTTCTCAACTGGGTACGCTTTCAGCCGACGGGTGATTACGTCAGCAGTGTTTGCGCGGTGTTGCTGGCGGTGGCAGTGCTGCTGCTGTCGCCGGCAAGAAATCGTGCTGCAGAGTCTGGCGGCGCCTTGCTGTTATTGGCGCTATTGCCATTGTTGACCATTGTCACCGCCCTAGCTTCACCCTATCCCGGCCAAGGGCTGGCGGCCAGCGTGGGTGTGCTGTTATGTCTGGCGCTGGCCCATGCCGTATCCCGTCATCCGCCGCAGCTGGTGCTGACAACGATGGCCTGGGGCCTGTTGCTGGGTGGGCTGGTGCAAGCACTGGTCGGCTTGTTGCAGGTAACACAGTGGGTGCTGGTATTGCAGTGGCCGTGGGTGTTCTACGACAAGGGCAATCCGGCCAATCTGATTGGCCAGCTGGCGCAGCGCAACCATTACGCCAATTACCTGACCCTATCGCTGTTCGCCGGCTGCTACCTGTTTGCCGTCGGCAAGCTGCGCGGCTGGTTGTTGCTGCCGCTGGTGCTGGTTTTCGGCTTGCTTATCAGCTGGTCCGCCTCGCGGCTGGCGATCGGCTATGCCGGCGCCGCCATGGTACTGACCTGGCTTTTCTACTGGCGCAGCAGCCGGCAGGGGGAAACGGGTCGCCTAGCCTTGGCCTTGGCGCTGGCAACGTGCTGGCTGGTGTTCTGCCAGCTGTTCAACAAAGAGCTGGTCGCGCTGCTTTCCTGGCTGGGCCTGCCGCTGGGCAATATCGGCTCTGGCGTCGATCGCATGCTGGCCGGTGGTTTCGGCGCCCGGCGCTGGGTGGAGTGGCAGAAGGCGTGGCAAGTATTCCAGGATCATCCGCTATTCGGTGTCGGGCTGGGCGGCTATGCGGCGCAAAGCGTGCGCCTGGAAGTGGCGATGGGCTTTGCCGGGCAGTGGTCGGAGAGCTGGCTGTTTACGCACAGTCATAACCTGATCCTGCAGTTGCTGGCGGAAACGGGGCTGCTTGGCACCACCGTGGCGGTGACCGGCCTGTGCTGGGCGTTCCTGCCGTTTTTCCGCAAGGAGCAGACCAATGTCCACTCTCTGCTGGTGGTACTGCTGGCGATGGTGCTGCTGCTGCACAGCATGGTCGAGTATCCGCTGTGGTATATGACTTTTCTCAGCCTGTTCGCCGTGTTGCTGGGACTGTCGCCGGCCCGCCGCTACACGCTGGCTATCCGCCTGTCGATGCGCCGCGTGCTGACGTGGGGATTTTGCGCGCTGCTGCTGTGGCAGTCGGTGGCGGGGCTGCAGGCTTACGGCAAGCTGGCGCGCTGGCTCATACCGGGTCCCAATGCGCAGGTGAATGTGATGCGCGCCGAGGAAGTCTGGCACCTTGCCCGCAATCCGCTGTGGACTTATGAGGCCGACATGGTGCTGGCCAACTACCTGATCGTGGACAAGCGCCAGCTGCAGGAGAAGCGCGCGCTGTTCGAGCGACTGACGGCATATCGTCCTCATGCCGGCA
This DNA window, taken from Vogesella indigofera, encodes the following:
- the proB gene encoding glutamate 5-kinase, whose translation is MQSVIHSATRIVVKVGSSLVTNDGKGLDMSALARWAAEIADLKRRGKEVVLVSSGAIAEGCQRLGWAKRPKAVHELQAAAAVGQMGLCQAYESAFREHGLKTAQVLLTHEDLSDRLRYLNARTTLSTLLALNVVPIINENDTVVTDEIRFGDNDTLGALVTNLIEADSLVILTDQQGLYTADPRKHPDAAFVHEAEAGDSKLEEMAGGAGSSVGTGGMYTKIIAAKRAARSGAATVIACGREANVLSRLADGEAIGTQLNAPTTRLAARKQWLADHLQLSGKVVLDAGAALAVRAKGTSLLPIGVIAVEGSFLRGDAVVCVDEQGAEVARGLVNYSSEEARLIMRKATRDIEGVLGYLIEPELIHRDNMVAL
- the ribB gene encoding 3,4-dihydroxy-2-butanone-4-phosphate synthase, with the translated sequence MNAHTDILSLRLHAALDALRAGKPVIVADDHDRENEADLILAADALTVPEMARLIRDCSGIVCLCLTPEHAARLQLPPMVADNGSRYGTAFTVSIEAAEGVTTGVSAADRVTTIRAAIAPDAQPADLARPGHVYPLIARAGGVRERRGHTESAVELARLAGFSPAGVLCELMNPDGSMMRGAELDAYAAQHQLPQLTVAELVQWLAREQP
- a CDS encoding NYN domain-containing protein, which codes for MANVAVLIDADNVSPGWIEDVLEEAGKLGVLALKRVYGDFSRHDKAWRDLCARFAIHPIQQFPNTKGKNASDITLVIDAMDMLHSGRYHSFCLVSSDSDFSRLATRLREDGLEVWGFGEEKTPSAFVNACSKFVYVEVLALSDEAKAEESAAKEGDGARGSGKPAPAARVLRPLDKKLRAQFQKGIESMDDDEGWADLGGVGSLLGQWMPDFDPRNYGFAKLSELVLKSGWFEVRKASSGRGGVSIRLKPGNGGGRKSAK
- a CDS encoding adenosylmethionine--8-amino-7-oxononanoate transaminase, translated to MHDSQAQHWLTRSRAAVWHPCTQMKRHETLPIIPIARADGIWLEDFDGKRYIDGVSSWWVNLFGHNQPRIKQALKEQLDTLEHVILAGFTHQPVVELSERLAALTGLGHAFYGSDGASATEIALKMSFHYWRNHGQTQKRRFLSLEHSYHGETVGALAVTDVPLFSDTYAPLLQHNLRAPSPDARLAAPGETAADVARRAASALESLLQQHGHELAAFIIEPLVQGAAGMVMYDPLYLAEARRLCDQYQVHLIADEIAVGFGRTGTLFACEQAAIRADFLCLSKGITGGYLPLSCVLTTDDIYAAFYDDDVSRGFLHSHSYTGNALACRAALTVLDIFEDEQVIAANLATAALFSHHLAEIAAHPAVRHFRQRGMIWAFDVDCQRADFGPAFFRLMLQQGCLVRPIGKTVYFMPPYIIEESHMRQLVNATLSALTQLLAGDRPSAQQETALP
- a CDS encoding pilin encodes the protein MKRAQQGFTLIELMIVVAIIGILAAIAIPAYSNYTKRAQVSEAFSLADGMKVKVAESQGETGSCPDMAASGLYADIEVASGTACEIEATFHTPGAHVDLDTKTVKLIPTFASNSTTWSCEASGADAVAAEYLPKSCQ
- a CDS encoding glutamine amidotransferase, encoding MQKKLIIRTGRVYAGLRAELGDFDDWIRRELGADGDSWQVVDVQAGEALPSVTEVAGAVITGSAAMVSERAPWSEATAGWLRSAHAANVPLLGICFGHQLLASALGGEVGYHPQGPEAGTVTVHTTAAAASDPLLSALPASFAANVIHWQSVQRLPPGAVCLAHNTFEPHHAFRHGSAWGVQFHPEFNAEAMTRYLAQLAPLLDKAQLSLPALQQNVAATPHAAALLQRFATLLPGAAQG
- the ruvB gene encoding Holliday junction branch migration DNA helicase RuvB; protein product: MIQTDNLIGGAPERRIVTQQSLSQQEEALERALRPKQLDEYVGQKKAREQLEIFIEAAKKRGEALDHVLLFGPPGLGKTTLAHIVAREMGVNLRQTSGPVLERAGDLAALLTNLEPHDVLFIDEIHRLSPVVEEILYPALEDYQIDIMIGEGPAARSVKIDLPPFTLVGATTRAGMLTNPLRDRFGIVARLEFYTPEELQRIVVRSAGLLNVPLADDGAFEVARRSRGTPRIANRLLRRVRDYAEVRADGTVTAAVADAALAMLDVDPAGLDVMDRKLLQAILDKFGGGPVGLDNVGAAIGESTDTIEDVIEPFLIQQGYLQRTPRGRMATALAYTHFGLPTRE
- a CDS encoding PglL family O-oligosaccharyltransferase, producing MAALFLLVTIPFLNWVRFQPTGDYVSSVCAVLLAVAVLLLSPARNRAAESGGALLLLALLPLLTIVTALASPYPGQGLAASVGVLLCLALAHAVSRHPPQLVLTTMAWGLLLGGLVQALVGLLQVTQWVLVLQWPWVFYDKGNPANLIGQLAQRNHYANYLTLSLFAGCYLFAVGKLRGWLLLPLVLVFGLLISWSASRLAIGYAGAAMVLTWLFYWRSSRQGETGRLALALALATCWLVFCQLFNKELVALLSWLGLPLGNIGSGVDRMLAGGFGARRWVEWQKAWQVFQDHPLFGVGLGGYAAQSVRLEVAMGFAGQWSESWLFTHSHNLILQLLAETGLLGTTVAVTGLCWAFLPFFRKEQTNVHSLLVVLLAMVLLLHSMVEYPLWYMTFLSLFAVLLGLSPARRYTLAIRLSMRRVLTWGFCALLLWQSVAGLQAYGKLARWLIPGPNAQVNVMRAEEVWHLARNPLWTYEADMVLANYLIVDKRQLQEKRALFERLTAYRPHAGMLINVAILRALDGDHAAAEQALRFAIAAYPAYTPGFAAELMSRRDPELLPLQAIANAALLASRNGGAQSAASSVLAASRR